Proteins encoded in a region of the Vigna radiata var. radiata cultivar VC1973A unplaced genomic scaffold, Vradiata_ver6 scaffold_405, whole genome shotgun sequence genome:
- the LOC106778373 gene encoding putative disease resistance protein RGA3 — MCYQVFLSLLFSSTQHCLLFFLVPNQHYSSTLVESMDMVIVSEAISYTLQCATTFLSPPATRLSSDDIQQFEDNLKRILHIVQKAMHSNIQDPSVLSLWLKNVKDVVNDLNDFMEDHRHNKETAATTLSLIKAGQNMAHRHKFKHQIKDATEELKRLSNEAENLVISEEARQNERKLTRKSEEFEYVEVVVRENLKKDIVDQLMKIFVNSNVVSVPVVTIVGVAGIGKTKLARLVYGNEEVKALFASRIWINLETFNVESIATRVMETTNKGKRFLLVLDDLRVENGEGCLQKLQDRLAEAGVGGAVVVTTRSNFVAKKIAKTGTVKLKPHVLQELNEEESWSLFQKIRGPGSGKINEDVGRRVVREYCGGIPMKIIAIARLLEDLDSPVPEIELKKKFLREIRFTYYDELSPQQKLCFAYCSLFPQEHEIDAGRLIRLWMAEGFLWRNLYSDPQEFGLACFNDFVPFVFQETGSDEFGVVKRYKMNRLMHELARTVAWDENIIVDSGEVEVHERVVRSSFHFALDVQCGIPKALFENAKKLRSILLLGKTNKSRLPHEVKMTISTCEKILETFKCLRVLDFHDLGIKMVPSSIGELKYLRLLDLSHNNIKKLPSSITKLFHLQTLKLSQCHVLEELPKDLENLSSLIHLYLEGCLDLTHMPRGIGKLSFLQTLSLFVVGKNYQVGGLRELTDLDGLRGHLEILHLEQLNFSAPLEAKDKYLREKKHLRCLTLRWDHEEKEEEDEKKRNVIAEKDKESLECLDPNPNLAVLSVVGYYGKTFSNWLSSIKCLVKFSLNDCYNCQYLPALDHLQHLRVLELRRLDSLKYVSKNSDQVSADTEASSSSSSTPFFPSLKELTISDCPKLQSWWETAKWEPNRPFFTRISKLDVQCCPELHCMPLYPYLDEELVVVDSSVKSMRDTVHASISADFLPFSKLKTMLIARITQTPPERWLKNFISLKTLQIRDCSKLLYLPQGFKSLSSLESLTIERCAELDLDRSKTEWEGLKRLRFLIIKEIPKLKSLPWGVEDVTSLEELELHECPALLNLPETIANLTSLTKIVICKCGELDSLPKGLGKIESLHTLAITDCPLLTPRCQPETGDDWPQIGHIRNIILKQSSQDLRDLWSHGRIGKGRYF; from the coding sequence ATGTGTTATCAAGTCTTCTTGAGTCTGCTATTCTCATCAACACAACACTGTCTGTTATTCTTCCTTGTTCCAAACCAACATTATTCATCAACCTTAGTTGAATCAATGGACATGGTTATTGTCTCCGAAGCCATATCCTACACCCTTCAATGCGCCACCACCTTCCTATCACCCCCAGCAACTCGTCTTTCCTCAGACGACATTCAACAATTTGAAGACAATCTCAAAAGGATACTCCACATTGTTCAGAAGGCCATGCACAGCAACATCCAGGACCCCTCGGTTCTTTCCCTTTGGTTAAAAAATGTCAAAGACGTGGTCAACGATTTGAACGATTTCATGGAGGATCATCGTCACAACAAGGAGACCGCCGCCACCACGTTATCTCTCATCAAAGCCGGCCAAAACATGGCGCACCGCCACAAATTCAAGCACCAAATCAAGGACGCCACCGAGGAGCTCAAACGCCTCTCAAACGAGGCAGAAAACTTGGTCATCTCTGAAGAAGCTAGGCAGAATGAGAGAAAGTTGACTCGTAAAAGTGAGGAATTTGAGTATGTTGAAGTGGTTGTTAGAGAAAATCTGAAGAAGGATATTGTAGATCAACTCATGAAGATCTTCGTGAACAGCAATGTTGTTTCTGTTCCTGTGGTTACCATTGTTGGGGTTGCGGGAATAGGGAAGACTAAACTTGCTCGTCTCGTTTATGGGAATGAGGAAGTCAAAGCTCTCTTTGCGTCACGGATATGGATAAACCTTGAAACATTCAACGTGGAGTCCATTGCTACACGTGTTATGGAAACAACTAACAAGGGTAAGCGCTTTCTTCTTGTGCTTGATGATTTGAGAGTCGAGAACGGTGAGGGATGTCTCCAGAAGCTGCAGGACAGGTTAGCGGAGGCTGGAGTTGGTGGGGCAGTGGTTGTAACTACACGTAGCAATTTTGTTGCAAAGAAGATTGCTAAAACTGGCACGGTTAAACTTAAACCCCATGTTTTGCAAGAGCTTAACGAAGAAGAATCGTGGTCTCTGTTTCAGAAAATTCGTGGACCGGGTTCCGGAAAAATAAACGAAGATGTGGGACGGAGGGTAGTGAGGGAATATTGTGGAGGAATCCCTATGAAGATAATAGCCATAGCAAGGTTGTTAGAAGATCTTGATTCTCCAGTTCCAGAAATtgagttgaagaagaaatttCTGCGAGAGATAAGGTTTACTTATTACGACGAACTTTCCCCGCAACAAAAGCTATGTTTTGCTTATTGTTCGTTGTTTCCTCAAGAACACGAGATAGACGCTGGGAGATTGATTCGTCTCTGGATGGCAGAAGGATTTCTCTGGCGGAACTTATATTCCGATCCACAAGAATTTGGGTTAGCGTGTTTCAACGACTTTGTTCCTTTTGTTTTCCAGGAAACGGGGAGTGACGAATTTGGTGTTGTGAAGCGGTACAAGATGAACCGTTTAATGCATGAACTGGCAAGAACTGTGGCCTGGGATGAGAATATCATAGTGGACTCGGGAGAGGTTGAAGTTCACGAGAGAGTGGTGCGATCCTCGTTTCATTTTGCGTTGGATGTTCAGTGTGGAATCCCAAAGGCTTTGTTCGAGAATGCGAAGAAACTGAGGAGCATTCTCTTGCTGGGGAAGACTAACAAATCGAGGCTTCCACACGAAGTGAAGATGACCATATCAACTTGTGAAAAGATCTTGGAAACTTTCAAGTGTTTGCGAGTGCTGGATTTCCATGACTTGGGGATCAAGATGGTTCCGAGCTCTATTGGGGAACTGAAGTACTTGAGGCTTCTCGACCTGTCCCATAACAACATTAAGAAGCTTCCCAGTTCAATCACCAAGCTTTTCCACTTGCAAACATTGAAACTTTCCCAATGTCATGTTCTCGAAGAACTGCCAAAAGACTTGGAGAATCTGAGTTCCCTCATCCATCTTTACTTAGAGGGGTGCCTTGATCTCACTCACATGCCTCGCGGGATAGGTAAGCTGAGTTTTCTGCAGACATTGTCACTTTTTGTGGTTGGCAAGAACTACCAAGTGGGAGGTCTTAGGGAACTCACAGATCTTGATGGCCTCAGAGGACACTTGGAAATTTTGCATCTGGAGCAATTGAATTTTTCTGCACCATTGGAAGCCAAAGACAAgtatttgagagaaaaaaagcaCCTTCGTTGTTTGACTTTAAGATGGGATCATGAGGAgaaagaggaggaagatgagaagaaaaggaatgTCATTGCTGAAAAAGACAAGGAATCACTGGAATGTCTTGATCCAAATCCAAATCTGGCAGTGTTATCCGTAGTTGGGTATTACGGTAAAACGTTTTCTAATTGGCTTTCTTCGATTAAATGCCTTGTTAAGTTTAGCCTAAATGATTGTTACAATTGCCAATATCTCCCAGCATTGGATCACCTCCAACACCTCAGGGTTCTCGAGCTAAGGAGATTGGACTCCCTTAAATACGTTTCAAAAAACAGTGACCAAGTTAGTGCTGACACTGAAgcctcctcttcctcctctaGTACACCATTTTTTCCATCGTTAAAGGAACTCACAATCTCTGATTGCCCGAAACTGCAAAGCTGGTGGGAAACAGCAAAGTGGGAACCCAACAGACCATTCTTTACTCGCATTTCTAAACTTGACGTACAATGCTGCCCTGAGTTGCATTGCATGCCTTTGTACCCTTATCTGGATGAAGAATTGGTGGTTGTGGATTCAAGCGTAAAGTCAATGAGGGATACAGTGCATGCTAGTATTTCAGCGGACTTCCTTCCTTTTTCCAAATTGAAGACCATGCTAATTGCCCGTATTACACAAACTCCACCTGAGAGATGGCTTAAAAACTTCATTTCCCTTAAGACCCTTCAAATTCGTGATTGCTCTAAGTTACTGTATCTACCACAAGGTTTCAAGTCTTTGAGCTCACTCGAGAGTCTTACCATTGAGAGATGTGCGGAACTTGATCTTGACAGATCAAAGACTGAATGGGAGGGTCTGAAACGTCTACGTTTTCTGATCATAAAGGAAATTCCGAAGCTCAAATCCCTTCCATGGGGTGTTGAGGATGTTACCTCTTTGGAAGAGCTGGAGCTTCATGAATGCCCTGCCTTGCTTAATCTACCCGAAACCATAGCCAACCTCACTTCGCTTACAAAAATAGTGATTTGTAAATGTGGAGAGTTGGATTCGCTGCCAAAAGGATTAGGAAAGATCGAGTCTTTACATACCTTGGCCATTACGGACTGTCCTCTGTTAACACCAAGGTGTCAACCTGAAACAGGGGATGATTGGCCACAAATTGGTCATATCAGAAATATCATTCTGAAGCAAAGTTCTCAAGACTTGAGGGATTTATGGAGTCATGGAAGAATTGGTAAAGGAAGATATTTCTAA